The Cytobacillus oceanisediminis genomic interval CCACTCGAGCCCATCATCCATCAAAGAAAGCAGGCTTTTTCTTATGGCGGTTTTTATATAGCCGACTGCCGGGTCATCATTTTTAAAAATCCCTACTTCAAAAGGCTTGTACCCTGAAATAACTGCTACTTTTGTCAATTGCAAAAACTCCTTAAAGAAATCTGGCCGGGACTCATTTAAGTTTCCATTTTATATTAATATTAAAAAACAAGGGCAAAAAGCCCTTGTTCATTATCTGCCGGAAAAACTTGGACCTTGTTTTGGACCCATTCCGGTTGATGCTCCTGCTACGCCAGTACCTGGTCCGCCATATCCAGGACCCATTCCCATACCTGGTCCGCCATATCCAGGGCCCATTCCCATACCTGGACCCATTCCTGGGCTATATGCACCTGCAACGCCTGGTCTTGGTCCCATATTAACATTCGATTGTGTCACCTGGTTCACATTTGACTGCGTATGCGGGTAAGAATGCTGATTCTCATAGTTAATGTGGTTTACATGAGTATGATGTGTAGGATGAATGTGTGGAACCACAATGTTCTGGAACGAATGAGTTACACAGCATTTTGTCGGATGAACAACAGCAGGCATCACCTGCGAAGGTCTTGGTCTGCAATACATGTAAAGATCCCCTTTCGAAATTGTTTTTACATTAACAACCTATGTGAGAAAGAGTAATCTTGTACTAATGAAAATACCTATTTTTTAGGTACTAGCCTTAGAGCATGCTGTAGAAACTGTCTTTTAAATTGGAGAAAACGATTGCTGTAGTGAAAATTACAAGGAAGAATAAAAACAAGATTGCTTTATACATTTTTTACCAGCCTCACTATATAAAATTCCTAAAAAAGTACCACACAAGTTATAATTTTAACTGTTAGGAGAAGTACATACAACTAGGAAATAGTGGATTTTTTTGTCTGGTATATTAAAATTATGTTACAGGTAAATTTAAGTTCCTTTACACTTTCTTTCAAGCCGCCCAATCCGCTTACTGAGTTCTTCCTTTTTAATATTCGTCTCTTCTTTTCTGATCTCATCGAAAAGGTCCATCGCTTTTCTTGCATATATGAAAGCCTTGCTTAAATCCTTTAGCCGATGCTCATAAATCTTAGCCAGTTCAATGCAGGATATTAACCTCTCATTCATTCCGCCTTTATCCGCTGTATCCCTCCATAATTTAGCGGCCTCGACCCAATTTTTATGTTTCTTATGCTCATAAGCCAGCGCAAACCTGGCATCTAATGCTTCCAGAGATTCTCCTTCAGATATCTTATTGAAAGCTGTTTTTGCCTGTGAAGATTCTCCCAGTGCTGAAAGCCACCTTCCTACTTCATAAAGCTCTCGGGAGGTCTGTTTTTCATCGAGCTGCAGTATCTGGAAAGAAAGATGTGTATACAGGCTGATCAGGGATAAAATATCAATTTCATTATGTTTTATGATTCCCAGCATGCCTTCAGGATCTTTTCTTTCAATAAAATCAAAGTAAATCATCGGTGCGAGAAAACCGGGAATATCGTCTTTTCTTTCAATCCCCAGAACATCTTTTTCTACTGCAGCAAGCTTTATTCTCTCGAGTTTGTGCTTCCACATTCTCCTTGCAGCATGATATAAATCGAAATGGCCAAATGGAGGCAGTTTTGGGACATGCTCCCTTAGGAGGGTATGTCTCGTTTTTACCTGCGGCCAGTCGAAAGCTTTCCCGTTGTATGTCACCATTGTTGAATAATCAATGCTTTCCAGAAAGCTTTTATACAAAGGTATCTCAGCGCCTGGGTGAGGAAGGATATGCTGTTTCAGCTTTATTTTGCTTCCCTGCAGACTGGCTTGGCCAAGCAGGAATATAGTATTGCCAGTCCCTCCGCCCAATCCTGTTGTCTCTGTATCAAAAAAGAAAAGATTTTCCGGCCCGTGACCGGAAGCAGACAGGGGATGACTGATGCTTGTAGAATTCCAGGCCTCCACTGCTGCTGTAAAGTGCCCGAAAGAATAGATTCCATGCATTTGATCAAGACTGTATTCTTTTTCCCTTACAAGGCAGTAGGAGTCTTCAAAATAATACGGATAAACACCTTCATTAGCCCAAACTTCTTTAAATGGGACCTCGATCTTATTCTCAGGGTTTTGGACGAATGAGGGCTGTTTATTACTATCTGTACCAAGATGGCCCTTTAGCCTGTTCAGCTTATTTTTAATGGACAATTCTATCACCCGCACTATTAACGCCATTTTTAAAAGAGCTAAGAATCCTGATTACATCTTTTTTTGCCGTTTCTGATGAAGTATCTGTTCCGATGCAGGAAGGACAGCCATGGTCACATGAACATCTGCTGACCATTTCCATCGTTTCGTGCATGATATGTTCTATTCCCCCAAAAATTTTCTCACTTAACCCTACACCGCCGGGATACCTGTCATAGAAAAAGATCGTCGGCTTTTCATTATGGGCCGCTTTCACTTGAGGGACAACATGAACATCCTGAGGATCGCTCATAACAAATAGCGGTACAATATGTTTAAGCGCATGTGCTGTTCCGATGAGTCCCTGCTCAAGCCAGTCTTGCTTATAATTTAAGGATTCCTTGTTAAACGAAAGCCAGGTTGAGCTTGTATGAAGTTCTTCTTCCGGAAGTGTTATTGGACCGGATCCGATATTCTCATGTGTTTCAAACTTAATTTTCTTAAAGATCGTAGCCATTGCCACTACACTTACATCCCCAAACCCCACTTCCCCAATGGTGGATGTTCTGAGTTTATCCTGTTCCAGCACCTTTAGCTCAACTGCCAGGTTGGCATCTGTAAAATAGTCTACATCCACTTCACGGACAAATGCCTTTTTCTCTTCCCAATCAAGCATTTCCACCTGAAACTGGGTCCCCTGGTGGAGATAGATTGCTTCTTCATGCAGAAGGGTCATAGCGGAAAAGCGGTCCATTTCGCCAATAACTTTCACATTCGCGATATCTGATTGATCGATTATAACGACATTTTCCTGTGATGCTGAACGGAGGCTGATGTTATGGGCAGGAAATGAGTCTTTCATCCAATAAAATTTATCTCCATTTTGATGAAGCACCCTTTCTTCCGCCAGGTATTCCAATACCTCTTCAGTTTCAAAGGTACCAAAACGTTCCCCGGCATTAAAAGGAAGCTCATAGGCTGCACACTTGATATGATCCACCAGAATAATAAGATTATCTGGATTAATTCTGGCTGTTTCAGGACTTTTATTAAAAAAGTAATCAGGGTTTTGAATAACATATTGATCGAGCGGATTGGAGCTTGCCACCATGATGACAAGCGATTCACCATGCCTTCTGCCTGCACGTCCAGCCTGCTGCCATGAGCTGGCAATTGTACCGGGGTACCCGGTCATGACACAAACCTGCAGCTGTCCGATGTCCACTCCAAGCTCAAGGGCATTTGTGCTGACAACTCCATAAATCTCCCCTGAACGAAGTCCTTTTTCAATTTCCCGCCTTTGGGTTGGCAGATAACCGCCTCTATACCCCCGAATGGCTTTAGGCCCCAATTTATGCTTTACAAGTTCCTGGAGGTAAGTCAGCAGGATCTCGACTCTGACTCTGCTTCTTGCAAACACAATGGTCTGGATTTTATTTTTCAAAAGTTCGCCTGCGAGCTTTCTCGCTTCGAGAGTAGCGCTTCTTCTGATATTCAGCGGTTTATTGACAATAGGAGGATTGTAAAACACAAAATGTTTTTTCCCGCTCGGGGCTCCATTATTATCTACGAGTTTCATCGGCTTTTCTGTAAGCTTTTCTGCGAGTTCCAATGGATTTGCAATTGTAGCAGAAGTACAGATAAAAATGGGGTCACTTCCATAAAAACGGCAAATGCGGCTAAGGCGGCGAATGACATTGGCTACATGGCTGCCAAATACCCCTCTGTAAATATGAAGTTCATCTATGACCACATACTTTAAATTTTCAAACAAAGACACCCATTTTGTATGATGTGGCAATATCGCCGAATGTAGCATGTCCGGGTTTGTTATAACCACATGCCCAGCCCTGCGTACCTTTTGCCGGATGTTTGCTGGTGTATCCCCGTCGTATGTATAGGAATTGATATCCAATCCGGACTCCTGGATGATTTCATTGATTTCGCTTTTTTGGTCCTGAGCCAAGGCTTTTGTCGGAAACATATAAAGCGCCCTTGCATCTGGATCATTGACGATCGTCTGCAGGACTGGAAGGTTGTAGCAAAGTGTTTTCCCTGAGGCCGTCGGAGTTACCGCAACAAGACTGTCCCCATTCATGGCTGTCCGATAAGATGTTTTTTGATGTGTATAAAGCCTTGTAATGCCCCTCTTTTGCAATGCTTCCATTAAAGATGGATGAATGTCTTCCGGAAGGCCGGCAGTCTTAGCCTCTTTTTCTTCTATTGTATGCCAATGGACAATATTATCTTTATATTGCTGTTCAGATATAAGCTCTTTCATGATTTCCGGCAGATTTTTACGCACTTTCATCTATTTCACCTCATACCCCTATTCTAGCGAATAAATGTTCGTTCTAACAGAGCAAACTATTAAATTTCATTAACTTTTTATGGAAAATATTCTATTAAACTGTATAATCATCAGGCTGCATTTTCACTAAATCAGATTTCATGGAAAAAATTGACTGAAAGTTCCAAGTATAGGACAATATTATGTATATTTTTTATTTATTTTAAAAGAGGTGAAACCATGCTGCACAGCATTTTAAAATCAGCAGCAGTATTTTTGTTAATACTAATTGGATTTATTCTGATTCTTCTTCTTCCCCGGGAACAAGAAATAACTGTTTTTTCGGCGTTTCATGTTGAAGCGGATTATCCCTTTAGCTTTGAATTATATAAAGAGAGAATACAAGATTTCACTGATTATATATTGACTGAAAAAGGTTTGGGTGATGCAAGGAGCGGACGCCCAGTCAGTGAGGAATCAGGGATATTTGTTATGCGGAGCATTAAGATTATATTACCGGCTTTCATGGTCAGCATGCTGCTTGGCACACTGATGGGTGCACTCCAATTTTACAGGAGAAAAAAATTCACCGGGAAGCTGCAGAACTTTCTTTCCTGGCTGTTTTCTTCCGTACCCGATTTTTTTCTTTTTATTGCCATTCAATATCTTTTGATTCTGATGATGCAGCATGGGCTGCCGCACTTTAAGCTTTATGGGCATGAAAATTGGTATAGCTTTTTACTGCCTCTCATTTCTTTATCCGTGTTTCCATTTCTTCATATGTCCCGTTTCACCTCGGCTGCACTTGAAAATGAAATGGGCGAAGAGTATGTGCGCACAACCTATGCAAAAGGGCTTGGCGACTTTAAAGCACTCCTGCATATGCTCTGGAATTGCTGGACCCCCATTTTGAACCAGGCGCAGCTGGTGATGCTCTATATCCTATCCAGTCTGCCAATCATAGAAAAGCTGGCAGGCTATAATGGAGCAGGCAAGGAGCTTCTATTCAGCATATCATCTAATGATGAAATTAAGGCACTGTCCCTTATGCTCCCTTTCCTCTTTATCATGTTTATAACTATTATCTTTTCACAGATAGTAAAATTCTGGCTCGTGCCAAAAGGAAGGTCGTGATGGAGTATGTACTTTTTAATATGGATTAAGAAACATGCCTTATTTTGCATAGGAGCTGTTTTGCTGCTGATATTATTGGCAATCACGTTTGCCGGACCATATCTTCCTTTTGTAGACCGCGAGTTATCAAAGATTACATACATCCTTAATGAGGATAAAAAGCCAGTTATACCGCCTTATCCGCCATCAGAGGATTACCTATTCGGCACTGACAAAAGCGGAAGGGATTTGCTCAGCCTTATCATATTGGGAGCAAAAGAAACCATTTTGCTTGTTGCCTGTATAACTGTCCTGCGATACGCACTGGCTATTCCGCTCTCCTTTCTTGCACACAAAAAATGGATGGGTACACACCTACCCCTTAAATGGCTTAATGGACTGCTGTCATATATTCCAACCATCATCATTGTCATGCTTCTTGCCATGCTTCCGCCATTTTTGTTAACTGAATACCGCCCCCTATTCCTGCTCCTTATTATAGGTTTGGCAGAAATGCCCCGTGCTGCGGAAATGATAAAGCTGGAATTTGATCAAATTTCTTCTAAGGAATACATATATGGAGGGATTGCTGCCGGAGCTTCACCTTCCAGGCTTTTCAGAACTTACTATCTGCCTTTTCTATTCAGTAAGCTTCTTGTATATATGGTTACAGACCTTGGAAAAGTCATGTTTTTGCTTGGTCAATTAGGGTTTGTCGGCATTTTTATTTCCCAGGATTTAGTTCAATCCATGGGAGGAGATTGGCAATTGGTCAATAATTCGATTTCATGGCCTATGATGCTGATGAAAGCCTTTGAGGATATAAGAGGCCCGATTTGGATTCCTTTCTTCCCGGCATTTGCAATGACCTGTGCCATCTTAACTTTTAATATAATCGCTCAGGGATTAAAATCATTTTTCACCAAGAAGGTCCGTTATATTTAACTTTTCGGACCAGCCCATCCTCTTTAAGGGCCATATTTTAAAATAAGCTTTTTCTTAATATAAACGTTATGAATGTTTTTTGTTACAATAAGCTTAATAGGACAGAAGCAAGAGGTGGATTATGAGAGCAGAAGAAATTAAGGGAGTTCTTTCCCAGTTCTCTCTTTTTAAAGAACTGAACAATGAAGAGCTGGATAAAGTGGTAGAGATATCAATTTCACGGGAATGGAAAAAAGGAAGTCATGTTTTTCTTCAGGATGACCCGCTGGATAATGTTTATTTCATTAACAACGGCAGAGTTAAGATTTATAGAAGTGATATTAATGGAAAAGAGCAGATTGTTGCCATCTTAACAAAAGGCGAGATGTTCCCACATGTAGGATTTTTCAGAAAAGGGGGGTATCCGGCTTTTTCCGAGGTACTTGAAAACTCTCAGCTCGTTGTTGTGCCAATTTCGCAATTTGAAAAGGTACTAATTGAGAATCCGGAGCTATGCATTAAGGTGTTTAAAGTTCTGGGCGAGAAGATTGTCGATCTGCAGGAGCGGCTGGAAGCGCAAATTTTAAACAATACATATGAACAAATCATCAAATTGCTTGTCCGCCTTGCCAAAATGCATGGGAAAAAGCTTGAAAACGGCAGCTTTCTTTTAAAAGGGGACTTTACCAATAAAGACCTTGCCAATATGATTGGCACTACCAGGGAAACGGTCAGCAGGACTTTAACAAAAATGAAAAAAGAAATGTTAATTGAAACAGATCAGGATGGACATTTAATCATAAACCCTGATCATCTCTTAGAGACAATCTTTTAAAGACCGCACTATGCGGTTTTTTCTTTTGACCTTATTGCCTGGCAGGAACATCCACCCAATGGGAAGCATAGGATATGTTGAAAAATCCTGTTTGAGAGGGGATGGATGTATATATGGAGGATCCAAAGAAAAAAGACCGAAATGAGCCATTTGGTGATTTAATGAAATCGATGAATCAGCTTTTCCATGAAAAACCCGTTAGAGGATTTCTGCAGACTATGGATGATTTCTTTAAGAATCCCTTCCCAACTTCTTCTTCCTTCCATGTCGATGTTGCAGAAACTGAAAAAGAACATATCATTAGTGCAGAACTTCCAGGAATAAATAAAGAGCAAATACAAATTGACATCCTGGACAATTATATAACCATTTCTGTCAAGTCCACTGAGATGATTACAGAAGAGGATGAGAAAAATAAAGTTTTCCGAAGACAGCAAAGCATGCAGCGTTCCAGCAGGACCGTTCCGCTTCCCCAGCCAGTTAATGAAAAGAAAGTAAAGGCAGTTTACCAAAATGGCCTTCTGCAAATCACAGTGCCAAAGCAGCAGGGAAAAAGAATCGTGATCGATGAGAGCTGATCCTGCCTGCAAGCCAGGTAAAATTGATTCACTAATAAGGTCTGGTTAAACAAAAACAAGCAGTATCAATGCCTGCTTGTTTTTGTTTGAATAAACTAAACCAAGATGCTTATTAGCTGTTTAGTTTAGATGTATCAATCCAATTATTGAAATAGCCGGTCGGAACACTGAAGTAATCTTTTGTGAAGGATATAAACTCCTTCGTATCGACCTCTTTATAACGGAAATTTTGATAATAATCGGACAAGAACTGCATCCCCACTGCTTTAGGGGATTCCCCTTTTAAGGTATACTTTTCCTGAATCATTTGTAAAATCTCCAGAGCAGGCTGCCCATAGATATAGCCTGTATGCTTTACCTCATTAACCGGCACATTTGAATATTGCCTGCCAAGGCCAGCTTCTTCAATGGCCTCCATTCGAAAATGGGAAATACCAAATGCCTGTCTTTCAGCCTGATTTTGACCTGCATAGAAATACATAGAGGTGGCAAATTCAGTAATTCCTTCATCAATCCATGCATTATTGTAAGGGTCATTGGCAACTACTCCGTAAAAATACTGATGAGCAATTTCATGAACAATAGAAATATCATAAAACCTTTTATCATCAATATAAGGGTTAATGGTTACAATACCGGGATATTCCATAAATTGTCCATCATCCAAAACGATGTCAAGCTGCTCATGCGGGTAGTCTCCAATATTATCCTGATAGAATGTTAATGCATTTTTGGCCAGTGTTAAGGAAGCTTCAGGGTCTTTATCATGATTGCTCCTTGAAAATAATCTGACCTTCACGCCGTCTTTCGCTTCCGTTTCATAAACTTCCATATCCTTCATGACAGCAATGAAAAAGTCTCTGACCTTTTTGGCTTTAATATTCCCTTCATTTTTCCCTTCTGCCGGATCTTTGTCTGCTGTGGAAGCCAGAGAATATCCTTTTGGAAGCTTATAGGAAACGCTGAAATCAGAGAAGCTTGTATGAAATGTTTCCAGTCCTTCCATATAAGGCTCTTTATTCCATTTGCCTTTTTGATAAACTGCAGCCATAGGGTACCATTGAGCAAGATAATAGTTTGTGTCTACTTTTGAAAAGCGGCTGCCTTTGTCAGGGACTGTAAATCCATATTCGATCTTTACATTATGTCTGCTTTTATCTTTCATTTCAGGTCTTAAATTTATGGTTAACGTATCACCCTTTAGCATAAAAGACGCTTTTTTCCCGTTCACTGTCACCTTCCTGATATCTGCCTCAGATGTGCCTTCGACAGAATCAAATGTATGTCCCTCTGTAAAAACGTTTGGAATGAAATAAAATACAAGCTCTTTCCATTCTTCATTTGATTGGTTTTTCATTTGGATATTTGCATTGGCAGTGAAATAGCCTTCCCCATTCATTTCCAGATCAATGTTGTAATCCGCGTGGCTCCCGCTTTTAACGCCAATATTGGCGTCTTTTGCGGCAGTTACATAGATTCCAGCACCAGCAAAAGCTATGACTAATATAGAAAAGGCTGTTTTATGGGCAGAAAATGACCAAAATTTCTTTTTTCGGCCATATTGTTTTCTGGAAGGCTGAATTAACGGTTCATGCCCTGTCCTAATCCACGGTGTACGCTGATAATTTGACTGAAATCGATTCTTCAATCCATTTGCCAGCAGGCTGAAGGATACTGTGGTATATAAAAGGACCGCTAGTGGCGCAACTAATATATGAGTGTTTCCATAGATATTCAATCTCGCCTGCCCAACAAGCCCTGACAGCTCTTTTGTAGCTGATAGGTATATGATGGGGTCAAATCTCATAATGGTTCCGCCGACAAAAATATTCAAAAGCGCCAGCTGGCCCATAAGAGCGATCACATACACAATTTCAAGTATAAACATAACAAGGAAAGTTTCCTTTAACTGAGGGAAAATATGCTTCCAGATTAAACGGTTTTTTCCAGCTCCCAGTGCTTTGGCCGCTTCAATATAAACGGACTTATTTAATTCAGCGGTTTTAAGCCTTACAGATGATACAATGCTGGGAATGCTGATGATTGATGCAATAACTATAAAGTAGAGTATTAATACATTTTGCTTAAGGCTGCTGTTGAAGCTTATTGGTGCCAGGAAAAAATACAGGATCAGAAACAGCGGAACATAGCTCCATGCATTTTCGAAAGCAATCAGCCAGCCAGGTGTCCTTTTCAAGGTGCCAGCATACAAACCGATGATTGTTCCTAAAGCCATTTTAATGATCGTAACAGCAGCTGCAATAAAGACAGTGTATCTTAACCCATATAAAATCATGGACAAAAGATCGTAGCCCCATTTGTCAGTCCCCAGCGGATAGGAGGATGATTCAAAGGGCTCCAATGGCGGAGCCAAAACCTTCCCGTTTGTATATTGTGTTTCCATTGTTGAAGTCAATGAATGCGGTGCAAGAATAGGCCCAAATATGCTGAAAAAAAGCAGGCCTGCAACCATAAGAATTCCGATAATCAAGGAGTAATTTATTTTTAGCAGCTTATTCATAGATAAAACCCCGTTTAAACAGATAGAATATGAGTCTGTTAGAGATATAGACAATTAGAGAAATCAAAAGCATGGCAAACAAGCCAATTGCAATCGGCTGGACCTCATTGCTCTGAAAAATAAATTTAGTTATGCCGGAAACATTCATAATATGTTCAATAATGAAGAGATTGCCAATGGCCAGGGAAATCACTTTGATTAGCTCAGATTTAATAAATGGCTCTAAATTTTTAAATACATGCTGAAAATTTATGTAATTCAAGCCCATTCCTTTAGCAACTGCAGTCTTTATATAGTCCTCCCCGCTTGTTTGATAATATTTTACCGAGACAAGCTTAAATAAATATAGAGTTGGAGCTATAGCTGCAAGCACTGTGGGAAACCAGGTATTAAGGGCTCCGCCATCCGGCCTGAGTGAAATCACTCTGATTCCCGTCATCTTATATATTTTAACGGCAAGAATCATAGACATCACAATGATAATAAAGTCGGGTATGGAGGCAAGGATATTTAAGAATGCCCCAAAAAGCTTAGTAAGCCTGAAACGGCTGATAAATACCCCGAAAATAAGACTTATAACTAAGGAAGCATTCACAGCAATCAATACAATTAGCAGACTGGTAAAAAAGTTATCAGCTATATCCTCGGCTATAGGACGAGTTTGCCGGCCAAGCTGATAGGTACCCAGGCTGCCCCCGCTTACTTCCGTAATAAAATCTCCATAAATCTGCGGTAAACTTTCAAAGCTCCAATCAAGACTCCCGATTGATGGATCAACAGAAATAATCTTTGGCAATGCCGCAAGAAGCAAAATTAATATAAATATGATAAATATTTGCTGCAGAGCACGAACCATACAAATCCCCCTTTAATGACCATAAGTCATTTTTCTATTTTTTCACTTTTATCTAAATTTTGTCAATCATACAATTAAATTTTCCTGGTTAATAATTCCTATTTAATGGAAGTCACAAAAAATAGACCGGCTATTTTATTTTTAAATATATTTAATTTTTTTTCAAGTCTGATTTTTATATATAATTTCCATGCCCTTAAAATCAAAGATAAAAAAAAGGCCTATTCGGCCATGATCAGTTAAGCTTTAAATATTCCGCCAATCCCTTTTACCATTGATGATACTTGCGTTACAGCAGACATCATCTGACCTGCGGTGTCCACCATTTTATTAAGATCAAGCGAACCATCCTGGGCTTTAAAGGAATTCATAATGCTTTGCACTCCGGATGGCTGCTTAGGAATGAATGATTGTTTCGGATACGGATTCATATACGGTATTTGCTGTGCAGCGGACTTGTTTGCTTGAGTTCCATAATAATCTTCAGATTCTAATGGGTTTTGAAAAACACCAGCATTTTTCGAACCGGTCTGTGGGTAATATCCTGGGCCATAATTATGCTGCGGATAGGGCTGTTGTGAATAACTTTGCTGTAGTCCTGCCATCTGAGGCGGCTGATGATATTCCATACTATAAGGCAAATAATAAGGGCTATACTGTCCAGCAGAATTATTATAATTCTGCATTGGCTGCTCCCTAAAATAATATTGGCCATTCGTCCCCATATAAAATGGATCAATGTAAAGATTTTGATTTAAATGGCCGTATGGCTGCAGATGGTTCGCTCTATTCATTACTCGGCCAAACATGGGCAAACATCCTCCCCATTCAAAAAATATAAGTATATTAACGATAATTACAGGCAAAAACCTTCTTATTATCACCAATATACTATATGAAAGATTTGCCCAGAATGTGAAAGGATCAATTAACATCTAAAATAGAAGCGGTTTCCGTTTTTGTCTAACTATGAAGAATGGTGTCGGAAGTTTGATTTTTTTAAAAACGATGAAAAATAAATTTTCATGATAGGATATAAAAAACAAAACAGTTTCTTGTCCCCCTTTTTCATTTACCGGGCTGCGGGGAAGGAATTTCTCCGCGAATCTATATTCAGAGGAGGCAATATCATGAATGTTCACGAACTAAAAATGAAGTTTCATCAGCTGCGGGAGTACACTCCTGAAAATGTTAATGAATTATTGGATTTTGCTAAAAAGGCCTATATCCATAATGAAATTTCCAGTACAGATTATCGAAATCTCGTTCGTGAGCTTGAAGCTCAAGGAGCGGCCG includes:
- a CDS encoding YppF family protein; the protein is MNVHELKMKFHQLREYTPENVNELLDFAKKAYIHNEISSTDYRNLVRELEAQGAAVPESYKDNTLQDSVNA
- a CDS encoding ABC transporter permease subunit, whose protein sequence is MNKLLKINYSLIIGILMVAGLLFFSIFGPILAPHSLTSTMETQYTNGKVLAPPLEPFESSSYPLGTDKWGYDLLSMILYGLRYTVFIAAAVTIIKMALGTIIGLYAGTLKRTPGWLIAFENAWSYVPLFLILYFFLAPISFNSSLKQNVLILYFIVIASIISIPSIVSSVRLKTAELNKSVYIEAAKALGAGKNRLIWKHIFPQLKETFLVMFILEIVYVIALMGQLALLNIFVGGTIMRFDPIIYLSATKELSGLVGQARLNIYGNTHILVAPLAVLLYTTVSFSLLANGLKNRFQSNYQRTPWIRTGHEPLIQPSRKQYGRKKKFWSFSAHKTAFSILVIAFAGAGIYVTAAKDANIGVKSGSHADYNIDLEMNGEGYFTANANIQMKNQSNEEWKELVFYFIPNVFTEGHTFDSVEGTSEADIRKVTVNGKKASFMLKGDTLTINLRPEMKDKSRHNVKIEYGFTVPDKGSRFSKVDTNYYLAQWYPMAAVYQKGKWNKEPYMEGLETFHTSFSDFSVSYKLPKGYSLASTADKDPAEGKNEGNIKAKKVRDFFIAVMKDMEVYETEAKDGVKVRLFSRSNHDKDPEASLTLAKNALTFYQDNIGDYPHEQLDIVLDDGQFMEYPGIVTINPYIDDKRFYDISIVHEIAHQYFYGVVANDPYNNAWIDEGITEFATSMYFYAGQNQAERQAFGISHFRMEAIEEAGLGRQYSNVPVNEVKHTGYIYGQPALEILQMIQEKYTLKGESPKAVGMQFLSDYYQNFRYKEVDTKEFISFTKDYFSVPTGYFNNWIDTSKLNS
- a CDS encoding YppG family protein; its protein translation is MFGRVMNRANHLQPYGHLNQNLYIDPFYMGTNGQYYFREQPMQNYNNSAGQYSPYYLPYSMEYHQPPQMAGLQQSYSQQPYPQHNYGPGYYPQTGSKNAGVFQNPLESEDYYGTQANKSAAQQIPYMNPYPKQSFIPKQPSGVQSIMNSFKAQDGSLDLNKMVDTAGQMMSAVTQVSSMVKGIGGIFKA
- a CDS encoding ABC transporter permease subunit; the encoded protein is MVRALQQIFIIFILILLLAALPKIISVDPSIGSLDWSFESLPQIYGDFITEVSGGSLGTYQLGRQTRPIAEDIADNFFTSLLIVLIAVNASLVISLIFGVFISRFRLTKLFGAFLNILASIPDFIIIVMSMILAVKIYKMTGIRVISLRPDGGALNTWFPTVLAAIAPTLYLFKLVSVKYYQTSGEDYIKTAVAKGMGLNYINFQHVFKNLEPFIKSELIKVISLAIGNLFIIEHIMNVSGITKFIFQSNEVQPIAIGLFAMLLISLIVYISNRLIFYLFKRGFIYE